DNA sequence from the Ramlibacter agri genome:
CCTCGGTGCGCGAGGGCGGCTTCTACGGTTGGCCGTACTGCTATTGGGGCCGCACCGTCGACGACCGCGTGCAGCCGCAGGACGCAGCGCGGGTGGCGCAGGCGATCACGCCGGACTACGCGTTGGGCGGCCACACCGCATCGCTCGGCCTGTGCTGGATGCCGCGCGGCACGCTGCCCGGTTTCGACGAGGACGGCATGGTGATCGGTCAGCACGGCTCGTGGAACCGCAGCGTTTTGAGCGGCTACCGCGTGGTCTTCGTGCCCTTCGCCAACGGACGCCCGAGCGGGCAGCCTCCGCGCGACATCCTGAGCGGCTTCCTGGCGCCGGACGAAAGCGAATCCTACGGCCGGCCGGTGGGCGTGGCGATCGGGCCCGACCGGCATTCGCTGCTGGTGGCGGACGATGTCGGCGACGTGATCTGGCGAGTGGGGGCAGCGGGACGTTGAATGATCGGTGGCTTGGCCTGACCGTCTAGGCGACCGTGAACGCCTCGTGCACTGCGCTCTGGAAAGCGCCGCCATTCACCGGCCCGCCGCCCGCGACGTAGATCGTGTTGCCGATCGCCGCGGCGCCCAGGCCATGGCGCGGAGTGATCATCGGTGCGTACTGTTCCCAGCGGTCCCGCACCAGGTCGTAGGCCTCGTTCTGGCCGAACACCCGGTTCACGCCTTCGCCGCCCATGACGAAGATGCGTTGCCCCACCAGCACGGCGCCGTGCCCCGAGCGCGCCGTGGGCAGCGGGTTGCGCATGGTCCATTTGTCGGTGGCGGCTTCGTAACTGTGGTGCAGGTTGCTGTTGGTGTGGAAGCTGTCGACGCGTCCGCCGATGACATGGATCAGGCCGTTGGCCACCACTGCGCCGACGTGGTCGCGGCCGGTGGGCAGCGGCGCGGCGCGCGTCCAGCGGTCGGCCTGCGGGTCGTAGACCAGATGCCAGTCGACCGACTTCTTGGTGTCGAAGGTGTCGCCGATGGCGCCGCCGATCGCGTGCAGCTTGCCTTCGAAGTTGACGCAGGCCACCGAGCCGCCCGCCTGCGGCAGCGGCGCGATGGCGCGCCACTTGTCTTCGCGGGCGCTCCAGGCGTAGCACTCGGGGTCCGGGTGGCGGTTCTGCTCGAGGAAGCCGCCGATGGCGTACAGCGTGTCGCCCATTACCGCCACGCCCACGTGGTTGGCGCCGCGCGGCAGCGGCGCGGCGCGGCCCCAGGCATCGCGCTGCGGGTCGTAGACGTGGTGGTAGGCGCGGTCCACGCGCTGCTCGCCGTAGCCGCCCACCAGGTGCATGCGGCCGTTCATGGCGACGGCCCAGGCCATCTCGCTGCGCG
Encoded proteins:
- a CDS encoding Kelch repeat-containing protein; the encoded protein is MPLPRRSLLLAGAAAFAARAQTGGGHAGHDALYERLNAPGRIDRPAEADVQSLFDSLAPKAATPGRWTPKAPLPLPRSEMAWAVAMNGRMHLVGGYGEQRVDRAYHHVYDPQRDAWGRAAPLPRGANHVGVAVMGDTLYAIGGFLEQNRHPDPECYAWSAREDKWRAIAPLPQAGGSVACVNFEGKLHAIGGAIGDTFDTKKSVDWHLVYDPQADRWTRAAPLPTGRDHVGAVVANGLIHVIGGRVDSFHTNSNLHHSYEAATDKWTMRNPLPTARSGHGAVLVGQRIFVMGGEGVNRVFGQNEAYDLVRDRWEQYAPMITPRHGLGAAAIGNTIYVAGGGPVNGGAFQSAVHEAFTVA